From one Parambassis ranga chromosome 5, fParRan2.1, whole genome shotgun sequence genomic stretch:
- the romo1 gene encoding reactive oxygen species modulator 1: MPVAVGPYGQTQPSCFDRVKMGFMMGFAVGMAAGAMFGTFSCLRIGMRGRELMGGVGKTMMQSGGTFGTFMAIGMGIRC, from the exons ATGCCTGTGGCTGTCGGACCATATGGTCAGACCCAACCAAGTTGCTTTGATCGGGTCAAGATGGGTTTTATGATGGGGTTTGCTGTAGGAATGGCTGCCGGTGCCATGTTTGGAACATTCTCTTGCCTAAG GATTGGCATGCGTGGCAGAGAGCTAATGGGTGGAGTAGGAAAGACCATGATGCAGAGCGGAGGGACATTCGGTACCTTCATGGCCATCGGTATGGGGATCCGCTG